In Carassius carassius chromosome 46, fCarCar2.1, whole genome shotgun sequence, the following proteins share a genomic window:
- the LOC132128888 gene encoding serine/threonine-protein kinase 35-like — protein sequence MELRNGTQERRITSLRRGCKRAKPPSAHIRRDEGKALRPLPVETNEDEEELMEEGNCFSTGFLKHDILHPAMFFKTPRYSLIREVGRGSYGVVYEAVACRSGARVAVKKLRCDAPEKVELALAEFWALASLEKKHENVVQLEECVLQRNGMAQKMSHGNKRNKQYLRLVETSLKGERILGYPEEPCYIWFVMEFCDGGDLNQYILSRRPNPRTNHIFMKQMTSAVAFLHKNNIVHRDLKPDNILISQKSGSPVVKVSDFGLSKVCAGLSCMENEGNNQVNKNMVNINKFWLSSACGSDFYMAPEVWEGHYTAKADIFALGIIIWAMIERITFIDAESKRELLGTYVRQGTEIIPVGEALLENPKMVLNIPQKTRSIMSEGVKRLLLDMLAVNPQDRPDAFQLEVRMDQVTCAA from the exons ATGGAGCTTCGTAACGGTACACAGGAGAGAAGAATAACGAGCCTCCGGCGGGGCTGCAAGCGAGCCAAGCCGCCCAGCGCTCACATAAGGCGGGATGAAGGTAAGGCTCTGCGGCCGCTGCCCGTGGAGACCAACGAGGATGAGGAGGAGCTCATGGAGGAAGGCAACTGTTTCTCCACGGGCTTCCTCAAGCATGACATTCTCCATCCCGCAATGTTCTTCAAGACACCCAGGTATAGCTTGATCCGGGAGGTGGGTCGCGGGAGCTACGGTGTGGTGTACGAGGCCGTCGCCTGCAGGTCCGGAGCCCGCGTGGCCGTGAAGAAGCTCCGCTGCGACGCGCCCGAGAAAGTTGAGCTGGCGCTGGCCGAGTTCTGGGCCCTGGCGAGCCTGGAGAAGAAGCACGAGAACGTGGTGCAACTGGAAGAGTGCGTGCTGCAGAGAAACGGGATGGCACAGAAAATGAGCCACGGGAACAAACGAAACAAGCAGTATTTGAGATTAGTGGAAACCTCACTGAAAG GTGAGCGTATCTTGGGCTACCCAGAGGAACCGTGTTATATTTGGTTTGTTATGGAGTTCTGCGACGGCGGGGACCTGAACCAGTACATCCTCTCCCGGCGGCCCAACCCACGGACTAACCATATCTTCATGAAGCAGATGACCAGCGCTGTGGCCTTCCTCCATAAGAACAACATCGTCCACCGGGACCTCAAACCAGACAACATTCTCATCTCGCAGAAATCCGGCAGTCCGGTGGTCAAGGTCTCCGACTTCGGCCTCAGCAAGGTTTGCGCGGGACTCAGCTGCATGGAGAACGAAGGCAACAATCAGGTTAACAAAAACATGGTGAACATTAACAAATTCTGGTTGTCGTCAGCATGCGGCTCTGACTTCTACATGGCTCCGGAAGTGTGGGAGGGCCACTACACTGCCAAGGCGGACATTTTTGCGCTCGGGATCATCATTTGGGCCATGATCGAACGGATCACGTTTATCGACGCCGAGTCCAAGCGAGAGCTCCTCGGCACATATGTTCGCCAGGGAACCGAGATCATCCCGGTGGGCGAGGCCCTGCTAGAGAACCCAAAGATGGTCCTGAACATCCCACAGAAGACCCGGAGCATCATGTCTGAAGGCGTCAAGCGGCTTCTGCTGGACATGTTGGCGGTCAATCCACAAGACCGACCCGACGCATTTCAGTTGGAGGTTAGAATGGATCAAGTCACATGTGCGGCGTAA